The region CTGGCGCGCGATCGCGGCCGCTACCACCTGGTACGGGAATCGCGGCGCTGCCCGGATTCGATCCGGTTCGGCGACATCGGCCGGGCGCTGCGGCATACCCGCGCCGAGTCCCTTCGCGGCGCGCTGGTCAGCCTCCGAAACCCAGGCCGTATAGGCCTTGAGGGTCGTCGTCCCGCCCCCGCTGTGGCCGAGCCGCCCGGCGACCGTACGCGGGTCTACGCCTCCAGCGATCAGCTCCGTGGCCGAATAGTGCCTCAGCTTGTGGATGGTCGTCTCGATTCCCAGGCGCTTGACCATGCGGTCGTACCGCTGAGTGACGCTGTCGGGAGTCAAGAACGTCGAGCCGTCTGGCGAGCCAGAGAACAGGTAGCCGTCAGTTCGATACTCGAGCCCGAGCGCAGCGGCCCGAGCTCGTAACCGCTCGATGTGCCGTCGAAGCACCTCGACAGTCTCCGCGTCGAGCGCGATCCGTCGCTGCTGATGGGTCTTGAGGTCCGCCTCGATCCACCCCGCACCCGGCTCACGGCGAATGGCTCGGCGCAACCACACCGTCTCTCGACCCCCGTCGAGGTCGACCGACGAGACACGCACTGCACACATCTCCCCGCGGCGCACACCGGTCGTCATCGCGGTCCAGACGAGCGCTCCCCAGTCCGGGTCACTCCACGACTCCGTGACGATCCGGGCCGCCTGGGCCGCAGATGGTGGCTGTGGGTTCGGCTTAGGTGCAGCCGGCGGCTCGGCCTGCGCCATCGGGTTCACGGCCAGCCACCGCCAACGCACAGCGCGCTTGTACGCGCCGGACAGGATGAAGTGGATGTGGCGAATCGTCGTTACCGCGAGGGGTTTGCACTGGTGGGGTACACACCGGCCATCGCACTCGTGCGCCTCTGCGACCCGGTGCTCGATCGTCCGCCGGCCCGAGCAGCGCCGGCGACACCTGCGCAGCTCCCCGTAGAACGAGTCGAGGATCTCGGCGTCGAGCTGGCCGACCTTCACGTGCCCGAGGACCGGCAAGATGTGATTGCGGACGTGCGTGCGGTACAGATCCAGCGTCGTCGGCGAGCCTGCGAACTGGTCGAGGTAGCGCTCCAGGAGCTGATCGACGGTGGCGCTCGTGCGCGGGCTGCGCTTCGCGGCGACCTCGGCCAGCAGTCGGCTCCGAGCGGCCTCGGCCTCGCGCTGCGCCTTCGGGCCCGCCTTGATGATCTCTTTGAGGTAGTGGCGGCGCCCGGTGACGGGGTCGATGCCCGCGTACACAGACACGCGCAAGGCGCCGCTGGGCAGAGCCTCGATACTTCCTCGTGCACGGCTCTGGCCAGCCGCGGTACGTCGCGCCATGGGGCGAGCGTAACCGGGTTTCGCACCACATTTGATCCCATGCGGGGCGGCTCGCAGCGAGCCGGTGGTGCGAAACCCCTGGTCAGAGGTGGAGCGGGCGACGGGAATCGAACCCGCGTAGCTAGTTTGGAAGACTAGGGCTCTACCATTGAGCTACGCCCGCGTGCTCCGCGTAGCGGAACGTGGACGACGATACCGGACGGCCGGGAGCGGCTCTGCAGGCGGACCCGAAGACCGCGCCGGATCGCCTTCCGACCACGTCCGGCCTGCGGTACGTGGCGGCCGACGACACGCTGCGGGACATCGGCGGGCGCCGGCGCACACGGGCCGCCTACACTCTCCCCGACGGGGTGTGGCGCAGCTTGGTAGCGCACTCGCTTTGGGAGCGAGGGGCCGTGGGTTCAAATCCCGCCACCCCGACCAGTCGGTCTGCCGTCGACCTGTCCGGCACCCGCCCTCACGTCCCGTTAGAGGTGCCGGTCAGGACCCCGAGCCCGTTGGCCACCGCTCGAGGCGCAGAGCCCGACGGGCTGTTCACAATCGAAACCGCCGGGGCGCCGGGCGCGCGGAACACCAGCGTGGAGGAGCCGCCGCCGTCGAGGTTCACGGCGTCGTCCGAGCCCAGGTCGCGCAGGATCGCGGCGAGCTCCGCCAGCGTCGGGCCGACGTCCGTCTCCTCGTTGCCGTCGACCGTCACGAGCCGGACGTGCCGGCCGTCGGCGCTCAGCCCGACGGCGCTGCGGGAGGCCCGACCCGTCGAGCCGAGACCGTCGACCGGCTGTCCGTCGCGCAGCAAGGGCGTCGCCCCGACGGCCTCCTGCGCAGCCACGCCCGACGAGGCCCTCAGCGCGTAGGTGACCTGCACCGACTCCCCCACGCGGACGTCGCGCAGGGTCGCCGCTCCCTGGTCACGCCCGACGAGCGCGAGCTCGTCCGGCGGGAGGCGGCCACCACCCGGTGTGCCCGCCGCGACGACCCGTCCGGCGCGCAGGCGCAGCTCCCACCGATCGGCGGCGCAGGGCGCGGCGGGGTCGGTGTCCGAGCCGCAGAGCGTCCGGCCGCGATCCGTGTCGCCCCAGTCCGAGGTGACGATCCCGATGCCGTCGGCCGGCACCGCGAGCTGGTTGAGGGCGCGGATCCGCAGCGGGCCGC is a window of Pseudonocardia sp. T1-2H DNA encoding:
- a CDS encoding phosphodiester glycosidase family protein, with product MLLCVGAAVSAPLPALARPASGVTHREFTTGAGLAADVVEVDLTMPGARLVLLTSGVLTARAPVATLADHAGATAAINGDFFDIYGTGAPTGAAVSGGRPLKSAEPPGRRLAPQVPGTGAEYVLAVGEDGVVRVDRLSLAAEARGPRGPLRIRALNQLAVPADGIGIVTSDWGDTDRGRTLCGSDTDPAAPCAADRWELRLRAGRVVAAGTPGGGRLPPDELALVGRDQGAATLRDVRVGESVQVTYALRASSGVAAQEAVGATPLLRDGQPVDGLGSTGRASRSAVGLSADGRHVRLVTVDGNEETDVGPTLAELAAILRDLGSDDAVNLDGGGSSTLVFRAPGAPAVSIVNSPSGSAPRAVANGLGVLTGTSNGT
- a CDS encoding tyrosine-type recombinase/integrase translates to MARRTAAGQSRARGSIEALPSGALRVSVYAGIDPVTGRRHYLKEIIKAGPKAQREAEAARSRLLAEVAAKRSPRTSATVDQLLERYLDQFAGSPTTLDLYRTHVRNHILPVLGHVKVGQLDAEILDSFYGELRRCRRRCSGRRTIEHRVAEAHECDGRCVPHQCKPLAVTTIRHIHFILSGAYKRAVRWRWLAVNPMAQAEPPAAPKPNPQPPSAAQAARIVTESWSDPDWGALVWTAMTTGVRRGEMCAVRVSSVDLDGGRETVWLRRAIRREPGAGWIEADLKTHQQRRIALDAETVEVLRRHIERLRARAAALGLEYRTDGYLFSGSPDGSTFLTPDSVTQRYDRMVKRLGIETTIHKLRHYSATELIAGGVDPRTVAGRLGHSGGGTTTLKAYTAWVSEADQRAAKGLGAGMPQRPADVAEPDRIRAAPRFPYQVVAAAIARQITEGVLAAGDAAPPAAELAARHEVSLATAKRSLVLLTEWGLLERLGHDVLRVAAPPSAPAAASASTELPSTSMPRAALLSLTVRRHGTTVAQFSTVADPTNGSDLYQVLAAAVARAGAETGQIGEYEMDVRLPSESAALLTFVASGWTS